From Erigeron canadensis isolate Cc75 chromosome 8, C_canadensis_v1, whole genome shotgun sequence, one genomic window encodes:
- the LOC122580455 gene encoding dnaJ homolog dnj-5-like isoform X1, whose protein sequence is MGLLNHQGWKWFEGTQVMSGGYLKHKLLVLKQFRGFGKMIWMLLRNWKECVFRGLKSGTVSLLLVIIWSSFITFTSISYSALFFLLLTMGAAVHHTPGLLIVGLFAILILWMYANFWTTSGLLFIFVGYVFSLNQARLVVLIAAIYALYCVKNQAGWSGVLVSINLAFLSNDALTCMLRWSEKTQFEEQKVPDSFIDDEFVSECEFPIPTDEPENMHTCKVSSKPVAATETVENIKEKEPSSIPVVKHDGETINEMKRILSCLNHYEALGVSRYDKLDAMLLKKEYRKKAMLVHPDKNMGSPLASESFKKIQSAYEVLSDSIKKRDYDDQLRKEESKSYHKGTSTSYQQEAPAYCSEESRRIQCTKCGHSHIWICTNRTKFKARWCQDCCQYHQAKDGDGWVEYKGSLVFDGPQKVEIPRAFVCAESRIFDVSEWAICQGMACKPNTHHASFHVNMVGLEKGRMSNSSSRYPWDLDAEMTDEEEEFELWLQQALASGLFCETSKRRKSWSPFKLPQKKGGRKQWNRMSQ, encoded by the exons ATGGGTTTGTTGAATCATCAAGGGTGGAAATGGTTTGAAGGTACACAAGTTATGAGTGGCGGATATCTGAAACACAAATTATTAGTGTTGAAGCAATTCCGGGGTTTTGGTAAAATGATATGGATGTTGTTAAGGAATTGGAAGGAATGCGTATTCCGGGGATTAAAATCGGGGACGGTTTCGCTGCTGCTCGTTATCATCTGGAGCTCCTTTATTACTTTCACTTCCATCTCTTATTCCGCcctcttcttccttcttcttacCATG GGAGCTGCTGTGCATCACACGCCCGGTCTATTAATTGTAGGATTGTTTGCCATTTTGATTCTATGGATGTATGCCAACTTTTGGACGACCTCTGGCTTATTGTTTATTTTCGTAG GCTACGTGTTTTCCCTAAACCAAGCAAGGTTGGTGGTTTTAATTGCAGCCATATACGCGCTCTATTGTGTTAAAAATCAAGCTGGGTGGTCTGGAGTTTTGGTATCAATAAACCTGGCTTTCCTCTCTAATGATGCATTGACCTGTATGCTCCGTTGGAGTGAAAAAACTCAATTTGAAGAGCAGAAAGTTCCGGATTCATTtattgatgatgaatttgtATCAGAGTGTGAGTTTCCTATACCTACTGATGAACCTGAAAACATGCACACATGTAAAGTTTCAAGCAAACCAGTAGCTGCTACAGAAACTGTCgagaacataaaagaaaaagaacctTCTTCTATACCTGTTGTCAAACATGACGGGGAGACAATTAATGAGATGAAAAGAATTCTTAGCTGTTTGAATCATTACGAAGCATTGGGTGTTTCTCGTTATGATAAACTTGATGCtatgttgttgaagaaggaatATAGGAAAAAG GCCATGCTTGTGCATCCGGATAAAAACATGGGAAGTCCACTCGCAAGTGaatcctttaaaaaaattcaatctgCGTATGAG GTTCTTTCTGATTCTATAAAAAAGAGAGACTATGATGATCAGCTGAGAAAGGAAGAATCCAAGAGTTATCACAAGGGCACGAGTACTTCTTATCAG CAGGAAGCTCCTGCTTATTGCTCGGAGGAATCGAGACGAATACAATGCACAAAATGTGGTCATTCACATATATGGATATGTACAAATAGGACCAAATTTAAGGCAAGATGGTGTCAG GATTGCTGTCAGTACCATCAAGCCAAAGATGGGGACGGGTGGGTAGAATATAAAGGCTCACTTGTATTTGATGGCCCTCAAAAG GTGGAAATTCCGCGTGCTTTTGTTTGTGCTGAGAGCAGGATATTTGATGTGTCAGAATGGGCCATTTGTCAG GGAATGGCTTGTAAGCCGAACACACATCATGCAAGTTTTCATGTAAACATGGTAGGATTAGAGAAAGGCCGGATGTCAAATTCAAGCAGCAGATATCCATGGGATTTGGATGCTGAAATGACAGATGAAGAGGAAGAATTTGAGCTATGGCTACAGCAAGCGTTAGCTTCGGGTTTATTTTGTGAAACCTCTAAGCGTAGAAAAAGTTGGAGCCCATTTAAATTGCCTCAAAAGAAAGGTGGAAGGAAACAATGGAATCGTATGTCTCAATAG
- the LOC122580455 gene encoding dnaJ homolog dnj-5-like isoform X2, whose translation MGLLNHQGWKWFEGTQVMSGGYLKHKLLVLKQFRGFGKMIWMLLRNWKECVFRGLKSGTVSLLLVIIWSSFITFTSISYSALFFLLLTMGAAVHHTPGLLIVGLFAILILWMYANFWTTSGLLFIFVGYVFSLNQARLVVLIAAIYALYCVKNQAGWSGVLVSINLAFLSNDALTCMLRWSEKTQFEEQKVPDSFIDDEFVSECEFPIPTDEPENMHTCKVSSKPVAATETVENIKEKEPSSIPVVKHDGETINEMKRILSCLNHYEALGVSRYDKLDAMLLKKEYRKKAMLVHPDKNMGSPLASESFKKIQSAYEVLSDSIKKRDYDDQLRKEESKSYHKGTSTSYQEAPAYCSEESRRIQCTKCGHSHIWICTNRTKFKARWCQDCCQYHQAKDGDGWVEYKGSLVFDGPQKVEIPRAFVCAESRIFDVSEWAICQGMACKPNTHHASFHVNMVGLEKGRMSNSSSRYPWDLDAEMTDEEEEFELWLQQALASGLFCETSKRRKSWSPFKLPQKKGGRKQWNRMSQ comes from the exons ATGGGTTTGTTGAATCATCAAGGGTGGAAATGGTTTGAAGGTACACAAGTTATGAGTGGCGGATATCTGAAACACAAATTATTAGTGTTGAAGCAATTCCGGGGTTTTGGTAAAATGATATGGATGTTGTTAAGGAATTGGAAGGAATGCGTATTCCGGGGATTAAAATCGGGGACGGTTTCGCTGCTGCTCGTTATCATCTGGAGCTCCTTTATTACTTTCACTTCCATCTCTTATTCCGCcctcttcttccttcttcttacCATG GGAGCTGCTGTGCATCACACGCCCGGTCTATTAATTGTAGGATTGTTTGCCATTTTGATTCTATGGATGTATGCCAACTTTTGGACGACCTCTGGCTTATTGTTTATTTTCGTAG GCTACGTGTTTTCCCTAAACCAAGCAAGGTTGGTGGTTTTAATTGCAGCCATATACGCGCTCTATTGTGTTAAAAATCAAGCTGGGTGGTCTGGAGTTTTGGTATCAATAAACCTGGCTTTCCTCTCTAATGATGCATTGACCTGTATGCTCCGTTGGAGTGAAAAAACTCAATTTGAAGAGCAGAAAGTTCCGGATTCATTtattgatgatgaatttgtATCAGAGTGTGAGTTTCCTATACCTACTGATGAACCTGAAAACATGCACACATGTAAAGTTTCAAGCAAACCAGTAGCTGCTACAGAAACTGTCgagaacataaaagaaaaagaacctTCTTCTATACCTGTTGTCAAACATGACGGGGAGACAATTAATGAGATGAAAAGAATTCTTAGCTGTTTGAATCATTACGAAGCATTGGGTGTTTCTCGTTATGATAAACTTGATGCtatgttgttgaagaaggaatATAGGAAAAAG GCCATGCTTGTGCATCCGGATAAAAACATGGGAAGTCCACTCGCAAGTGaatcctttaaaaaaattcaatctgCGTATGAG GTTCTTTCTGATTCTATAAAAAAGAGAGACTATGATGATCAGCTGAGAAAGGAAGAATCCAAGAGTTATCACAAGGGCACGAGTACTTCTTATCAG GAAGCTCCTGCTTATTGCTCGGAGGAATCGAGACGAATACAATGCACAAAATGTGGTCATTCACATATATGGATATGTACAAATAGGACCAAATTTAAGGCAAGATGGTGTCAG GATTGCTGTCAGTACCATCAAGCCAAAGATGGGGACGGGTGGGTAGAATATAAAGGCTCACTTGTATTTGATGGCCCTCAAAAG GTGGAAATTCCGCGTGCTTTTGTTTGTGCTGAGAGCAGGATATTTGATGTGTCAGAATGGGCCATTTGTCAG GGAATGGCTTGTAAGCCGAACACACATCATGCAAGTTTTCATGTAAACATGGTAGGATTAGAGAAAGGCCGGATGTCAAATTCAAGCAGCAGATATCCATGGGATTTGGATGCTGAAATGACAGATGAAGAGGAAGAATTTGAGCTATGGCTACAGCAAGCGTTAGCTTCGGGTTTATTTTGTGAAACCTCTAAGCGTAGAAAAAGTTGGAGCCCATTTAAATTGCCTCAAAAGAAAGGTGGAAGGAAACAATGGAATCGTATGTCTCAATAG